TGTAGGCGCGCAGCTTGTTCACCAGCCCGATCCCCCGCCCCTCCTGGCGCAGGTACACGATCGCCCCGCTCCCCTCCGCCTCGATCTTGCGCATCGCCGCGTCCAGCTGCTCGCCGCAGTCGCAGCGCAGCGAGTGGAACACGTCGCCGGTCAAGCACTCGCTGTGCATCCGGACGAGCACGTCCTCCATCCCCTCGATCTCGCCCTTCACCATCGCCACGTGCTCGAACTGGTCCACGTCGTTGTGGTAGGCGATGATGCGCCACTCGCCGTAGGGCGTGGGGATGTTGGCCTCGGCCGCGCGGTGCACCAGCCGCTCGCGCTGCAGGCGGTAGGCGACGATCTGCGCGACGGTGATGAAGCGGATGCCGTAGCGCTTGGCGAACCCCTCCAGCTGCGGCCGCCGCGCCATTGTCCCGTCTTCGTTCATGATCTCGCAGATCACGCCGCCGGGCTTGAGGCCGGCCAGGCGGGAGAGGTCGACCGACGCCTCGGTCTGCCCTACGCGCCTCAGCACCCCGCCTGGCCGCGCGCGCAGCGGGAAGACGTGGCCGGGGCGCCGCAGGTCGCCGGGAACGCTCGCCTCGTCCATGCACACGCGGATGGTCGTCGCCCGGTCCGACGCGGAGATGCCGGTGGTCACGCCGAAGCGGTGCGCCGCGTCCACCGAGATGGTGAAGGCGGTGCCCAGCGCCTCGGTGTTGTGCTCCGTCATCAGGCGCAGGTCCAGCTCGTCGGCGCGCTCCGCGGTCAGCGCCAAGCAGATCAGGCCGCGCGCGTGCGTGGCCATGAAGTTGATGGCGTCGGGCGTCACGAGCTCCGCGGCCAGCACGAGGTCGCCCTCGTTCTCGCGGTTCTCGTCGTCCGCGACGATCACCATCTTCCCGTTGCGGATGTCCTCGATGGCGGCTTCGACGGTGTCGAACGGCATGGTCTCCCTCTCTATCGCCCTGTGGCGCATGCTCGGGCGGAGGCGCATTCGGCGCGGACCAGGCCGCTCCGGCGCGATTCTCCGGCGCTCCTCGGCTCGAATATCATCGTGAGCCGATGGGGTACGCCATACTTTTCTGCGCGAAGCCCGGCGGATCAGCCGCCGGGCGTGCCCTCATACCCCCATGCGCGCAGGACGTGCTCCGGCTGCGGCGCGCCGCCGGCCGCCTGCGCGGCGGGCATCCCCAGCAGGTGGCGCACGTACTTGCCGATGGTGTCGCCCTCCAGGTTCACCGCGTCGCCCACCTGGAGATCCACCAGGTTGGTGTGCTCCCAGGTGAAGGGGATGATGGACACCTGGCAGACCCCGGGCGCGGGAAGCGCGTTCACCGTGAGCGAGATCCCGTTCAGGGTGATGGAGCCGTGCAGCACGGTCACCGCCGCCACGTCGTCGGGCATGCGGAAGTCGATCAGCACCAGCTCGTCCTGCGGGGTGATGGCGACCACCTCGCCCAGCCCGTCCACGTGGCCCTGCACGAT
This Longimicrobium sp. DNA region includes the following protein-coding sequences:
- a CDS encoding bifunctional 3,4-dihydroxy-2-butanone-4-phosphate synthase/GTP cyclohydrolase II, with translation MPFDTVEAAIEDIRNGKMVIVADDENRENEGDLVLAAELVTPDAINFMATHARGLICLALTAERADELDLRLMTEHNTEALGTAFTISVDAAHRFGVTTGISASDRATTIRVCMDEASVPGDLRRPGHVFPLRARPGGVLRRVGQTEASVDLSRLAGLKPGGVICEIMNEDGTMARRPQLEGFAKRYGIRFITVAQIVAYRLQRERLVHRAAEANIPTPYGEWRIIAYHNDVDQFEHVAMVKGEIEGMEDVLVRMHSECLTGDVFHSLRCDCGEQLDAAMRKIEAEGSGAIVYLRQEGRGIGLVNKLRAYTLQDQGMDTVEANEKLGFRPDLRDYGIGAQILLDLGLSKIRILTNNPKKIVGIDGYGLSVTEQVPLGVKPNPHNTGYLRAKREKMGHLFPLEVDEEQLDEQAA
- a CDS encoding riboflavin synthase: MFTGIVEEVGTVEAVREEGNGVVFTLAARAVRDGLGLGDSVAVDGACLTVTSLFDHAFTVQAVGTTLGRTTFGTFAPGRRVNLERALSLGQRLGGHIVQGHVDGLGEVVAITPQDELVLIDFRMPDDVAAVTVLHGSITLNGISLTVNALPAPGVCQVSIIPFTWEHTNLVDLQVGDAVNLEGDTIGKYVRHLLGMPAAQAAGGAPQPEHVLRAWGYEGTPGG